In Stenotrophomonas sp. 610A2, one DNA window encodes the following:
- the fabV gene encoding enoyl-ACP reductase FabV, translating into MVIKPRVRGFICVTTHPTGCDAAVKEQIDYIKAQPKLANGPKKVLVLGASTGYGLAARIKAAFGSDAATLGVFFERPGSETKPGTAGWYNSAAFEKYAHQAGLYARSVNGDAFSDEVKQKVIEIIKADLGQVDQVVYSLAAPRRKHPKTGEIISSTLKPIGAPITLRGLDTDKEVLTETTLQPATAEEIAGTVQVMGGEDWQMWIDALLEAGVLAPGATTTAFTYVGEEITQAIYWNGSIGAAKKDLDAKVLAIRDKLQGLGGDARVSVLKAVVTQASSAIPTMPLYLSLLFKVMKEQGTHEGCIEQLDTLYDILYNGPQGGANAADHIRQQLQDAQGREIALVDGEGRLRADYKEMAPEVQGKVLELWPQVTNENLYEISDLAGYKADFLRLFGFGIDGVDYEADVNPDVAIPGIVEV; encoded by the coding sequence ATGGTCATCAAACCGCGTGTGCGCGGCTTCATCTGCGTCACCACCCATCCGACTGGTTGCGATGCGGCGGTCAAGGAACAGATCGATTACATCAAGGCCCAGCCCAAGCTGGCCAATGGCCCGAAGAAGGTGCTGGTGCTCGGTGCCTCCACCGGTTACGGTCTGGCCGCCCGCATCAAGGCGGCGTTCGGCAGTGATGCCGCTACCCTGGGCGTGTTCTTTGAACGTCCGGGCAGCGAGACCAAGCCGGGTACGGCGGGTTGGTACAACTCGGCTGCGTTCGAGAAGTACGCACACCAGGCTGGCCTGTATGCGCGCAGCGTCAACGGCGATGCGTTCTCCGACGAGGTGAAGCAGAAGGTCATCGAGATCATCAAGGCCGACCTGGGTCAGGTCGATCAGGTGGTCTACAGCCTTGCCGCGCCGCGCCGCAAGCACCCCAAAACCGGCGAAATCATCAGCTCCACTCTGAAGCCGATTGGCGCGCCGATCACCTTGCGTGGCTTGGACACCGACAAGGAAGTGCTGACCGAAACCACGCTGCAGCCGGCAACGGCCGAGGAAATCGCTGGCACCGTGCAGGTCATGGGTGGCGAAGACTGGCAGATGTGGATCGATGCGCTGCTTGAGGCTGGCGTGCTGGCACCAGGTGCCACCACTACTGCATTCACCTACGTGGGCGAAGAGATCACCCAGGCCATTTACTGGAATGGTTCCATCGGTGCTGCCAAGAAGGATCTGGACGCCAAGGTGCTGGCCATCCGCGACAAGCTGCAGGGGCTGGGCGGCGATGCGCGTGTGTCGGTGCTGAAGGCGGTTGTAACCCAGGCCAGCTCGGCGATCCCGACCATGCCGCTGTATCTGTCGCTGTTGTTCAAGGTGATGAAAGAGCAGGGTACGCACGAAGGCTGCATCGAGCAGCTCGATACCCTGTACGACATTCTGTACAACGGCCCGCAGGGCGGTGCCAACGCGGCTGACCACATCCGCCAGCAGTTGCAGGACGCGCAGGGCCGTGAGATCGCACTGGTGGACGGCGAAGGCCGTCTTCGTGCGGACTACAAGGAAATGGCGCCGGAAGTGCAGGGCAAGGTGCTGGAGCTGTGGCCGCAGGTGACCAACGAGAACCTGTACGAGATCAGCGACCTGGCCGGCTACAAGGCCGATTTCCTGCGCCTGTTCGGGTTCGGTATCGACGGCGTGGATTACGAGGCCGATGTGAATCCGGATGTGGCTATTCCGGGGATTGTCGAGGTCTGA
- the secF gene encoding protein translocase subunit SecF, whose product MKLFPLHIVPNDTNIDFMSHRKPVLAIMVVLLLASFAIIGFKGFNYALEFTGGTVVRTHFEKSIDADTVRERLEKAGFENAQVQSVGGGNDLMIRLPPDGEHNNAADAAQKVAENVRVAVTAADNVATVQPGEFVGPQVGKDLAMNGIYATLFMVIGFLIYIAARFEWKFAIVASITAFFDLILTVAYMSLLGREFDLTVLAGMLSVMGFAINDIIVVFDRVRENFRSLRVEPLEVLNRSINQTLSRTVITAVLFFLSALALYMFGGESMEGLAETHMVGAVIVVISSIIVAVPLLSIGPFKVSKQDLLPKAKDEEELARRP is encoded by the coding sequence ATGAAACTGTTTCCACTTCACATCGTTCCGAACGACACCAACATCGACTTCATGAGTCACCGCAAGCCGGTGCTCGCGATCATGGTGGTGTTGCTGCTGGCCTCGTTCGCCATCATCGGCTTCAAGGGCTTCAACTACGCGCTGGAGTTCACCGGCGGCACGGTCGTACGCACCCACTTTGAAAAGAGCATCGACGCCGACACGGTGCGCGAGCGTCTGGAGAAGGCTGGCTTCGAGAACGCCCAGGTGCAGAGCGTTGGCGGCGGCAATGACCTGATGATCCGCCTGCCGCCAGATGGCGAGCACAACAATGCTGCCGATGCTGCACAGAAGGTTGCCGAGAATGTCCGTGTTGCGGTGACTGCGGCGGACAATGTCGCCACCGTCCAGCCGGGCGAGTTCGTTGGTCCGCAGGTCGGCAAGGACCTGGCGATGAACGGCATCTACGCCACGTTGTTCATGGTCATCGGCTTCCTGATCTACATCGCTGCCCGCTTCGAATGGAAGTTCGCCATCGTCGCCAGCATCACCGCGTTCTTCGACCTGATCCTGACAGTTGCCTACATGTCGCTGCTCGGCCGCGAGTTCGACCTGACCGTGTTGGCCGGTATGTTGTCGGTGATGGGTTTTGCCATCAACGACATCATCGTGGTGTTCGACCGTGTCCGCGAAAACTTCCGCAGCCTGCGCGTGGAGCCGCTGGAAGTACTGAACCGCTCGATCAACCAGACGCTGTCGCGTACGGTCATCACCGCGGTGCTGTTCTTCCTGTCCGCACTGGCGCTGTACATGTTCGGTGGCGAGTCGATGGAAGGCCTGGCCGAAACCCACATGGTGGGTGCCGTGATCGTGGTCATCTCCTCTATCATCGTGGCCGTGCCGCTGCTGAGCATTGGTCCGTTCAAGGTCAGCAAGCAGGATCTGCTGCCCAAGGCCAAGGATGAGGAAGAGCTGGCCCGTCGTCCCTGA
- the secD gene encoding protein translocase subunit SecD — protein MLEFPRWKYFLILIVLAVSALYALPNIYQKDPSVQITANRGGQIDDALQERVNKALGEAGVTAKSVEKEGENNLIVRLTSLDAQSRANEVLRETAGENYTVALNLASTVPDWLANLGGKPMVLGLDLVGGVHFALQVDQKAAVDKRFEAFTEDVRTTLRDNRVSYRSVERRGESDISVALTNAADADKARAALAKAQPTFSYSVSGDRITATVPQAEMLQIASGAIEQNLTTLRNRVNELGVAEPIIQRQGEDRIVVELPGVQDTAEAKRMIGATATLEYRAVVDGNAEDAASTGRIPPEAKLYRDRAGRPVLLNKRTIVTGDQMVKAATSTDQNGLPSVSVTLNSVGGQRMFDFTSANVGKPMAVVYTERIPQVTMVNGVEQRSFRVKEEVISVANINGVFGKEFQTTGLEKTEADGLAKLLRAGSLAAPMDFVEEYVIGPSLGKENVDRGVKAVVFSFIFTLVFFAIYYRMFGVITSVALLFNLLIVVAVMSMFGATMTLPGFAGLALSVGLSVDANVLINERIREELRLGMPAKKAIAEGYERASGTILDANLTGLIVGVALYAFGTGPLKGFALTMIIGIFASMFTAITVSRALATLIYAKRKKLNSVAI, from the coding sequence ATGCTTGAATTTCCGCGCTGGAAGTACTTCCTGATTCTGATCGTTCTGGCGGTCAGCGCGCTGTATGCGCTGCCCAACATCTACCAGAAGGATCCGTCCGTTCAGATCACCGCCAACCGTGGTGGGCAGATTGATGATGCGCTGCAAGAGCGCGTCAACAAGGCGCTGGGCGAGGCCGGTGTCACCGCCAAGTCGGTGGAGAAGGAGGGCGAGAACAACCTGATCGTCCGCCTGACTTCGCTGGACGCCCAGTCGCGCGCCAATGAGGTGCTGCGTGAGACGGCAGGCGAAAACTACACCGTCGCCCTGAACCTGGCCTCGACCGTGCCGGATTGGCTGGCCAATCTCGGCGGCAAGCCGATGGTGCTGGGTCTGGATCTGGTCGGCGGCGTGCATTTCGCATTGCAGGTGGACCAGAAGGCCGCGGTGGACAAGCGCTTCGAAGCCTTCACCGAAGACGTGCGTACCACCCTGCGTGACAACCGCGTCTCCTACCGTTCGGTCGAGCGTCGTGGCGAAAGCGATATCTCGGTCGCGCTGACCAATGCTGCCGATGCCGACAAGGCTCGTGCTGCACTGGCCAAGGCACAGCCGACTTTCAGTTACTCGGTCAGTGGCGATCGCATCACCGCCACCGTGCCGCAGGCGGAAATGCTGCAGATCGCCTCCGGCGCCATCGAACAGAATCTGACCACCCTGCGCAACCGCGTCAACGAACTGGGCGTGGCTGAGCCGATCATCCAGCGCCAGGGCGAAGACCGTATCGTGGTCGAGTTGCCGGGCGTGCAGGACACGGCCGAAGCCAAGCGCATGATTGGTGCCACCGCGACGCTGGAATACCGCGCCGTGGTTGATGGCAATGCCGAAGATGCCGCCAGCACCGGCCGCATCCCGCCGGAAGCCAAGTTGTACCGCGACCGCGCCGGTCGCCCGGTGCTGCTGAACAAGCGCACCATCGTCACCGGTGACCAGATGGTCAAGGCCGCAACCTCCACTGACCAGAACGGCCTGCCGTCGGTCAGCGTGACGCTGAACAGCGTCGGCGGCCAGCGCATGTTTGATTTCACCAGCGCCAATGTCGGCAAGCCGATGGCCGTGGTCTACACCGAGCGGATTCCGCAGGTGACCATGGTCAATGGCGTGGAGCAGCGCAGCTTCCGGGTCAAGGAAGAAGTGATCTCGGTGGCCAACATCAATGGCGTGTTCGGCAAGGAATTCCAGACCACCGGCCTGGAGAAGACCGAAGCCGATGGCCTGGCCAAGCTGCTGCGCGCAGGCTCGCTGGCTGCGCCGATGGACTTCGTCGAGGAATACGTGATCGGCCCGAGCCTGGGTAAGGAAAACGTGGACCGCGGCGTCAAGGCGGTCGTCTTCTCGTTCATCTTCACCCTGGTGTTCTTCGCCATCTACTACCGCATGTTCGGCGTGATCACCTCGGTGGCGCTGCTGTTCAACCTGCTGATCGTGGTGGCGGTGATGTCGATGTTCGGTGCGACCATGACCTTGCCGGGCTTTGCCGGTCTGGCCTTGTCGGTCGGCTTGTCGGTCGACGCCAACGTGCTGATCAACGAACGTATCCGTGAAGAGTTGCGCCTGGGCATGCCGGCGAAGAAGGCGATTGCGGAGGGTTACGAGCGTGCCTCGGGCACCATCCTCGACGCCAACCTCACTGGCCTGATCGTCGGTGTGGCGCTGTACGCGTTCGGTACCGGCCCGCTGAAGGGCTTCGCGCTGACCATGATCATCGGTATTTTTGCCTCGATGTTCACTGCGATCACCGTGTCGCGTGCTCTGGCGACGCTGATCTACGCCAAGCGCAAGAAGCTGAACTCCGTGGCCATCTGA
- the yajC gene encoding preprotein translocase subunit YajC: MTLMAILLPVAQAAPAAPGMGTFLLPIALIAVMYFLMIRPQMKRQKEHKAMLEKISKGDEVLTSGGIAGVVTDIGDNFITVEVADNVRIRVQKGSVGNVLPKGTLKNAA; this comes from the coding sequence ATGACTCTCATGGCTATCCTGCTTCCCGTCGCCCAGGCCGCTCCGGCCGCACCGGGCATGGGTACCTTCCTGCTGCCCATCGCACTGATCGCAGTGATGTACTTCCTGATGATCCGCCCGCAGATGAAGCGCCAGAAAGAACACAAGGCAATGCTGGAGAAGATCTCCAAGGGTGACGAAGTGCTGACCTCCGGCGGTATTGCTGGCGTGGTCACCGACATCGGCGACAACTTCATCACCGTGGAAGTGGCCGACAACGTCCGCATCCGCGTGCAGAAGGGCTCGGTCGGCAACGTCCTGCCCAAGGGCACGCTGAAGAACGCCGCCTGA
- the tgt gene encoding tRNA guanosine(34) transglycosylase Tgt — protein MSRLQFKLQNTDGRARRGQLSFPRGTVQTPAFMPVGTYGTVKGVLPEQVRALGAEIILGNTFHLYLRPGLDVIADHGGLHGFCQWNGPILTDSGGFQVFSLAHRRKITEEGVTFASPTDGARVFLGPEESMKIQKVLDSDIVMIFDECTPYPATEPVARKSMELSLRWAQRSRNAHDAMGNDAALFGIVQGGVHTELRSRSAEGLQQIGFDGYAIGGLAVGEPEHERNAMLDHMHPILPADRPRYLMGVGRPEDLVEGVARGVDMFDCVMPTRNARNGHFFTSFGTVRIRNSRYERDMDVIEPGCGCHACTGGYTRSYLRHLDRCNEMLAPMLGTLHNLFYYEKLMADMRAAIEAGTFLAFRESFYAARGMSVPALSGE, from the coding sequence ATGTCCAGATTGCAGTTCAAGCTCCAGAACACCGATGGTCGCGCCCGCCGCGGCCAGCTGTCCTTCCCGCGTGGCACCGTGCAGACCCCGGCCTTCATGCCCGTTGGCACCTATGGCACGGTCAAGGGCGTGCTGCCAGAGCAGGTGCGTGCGCTCGGGGCCGAGATCATCCTCGGCAATACCTTCCATCTGTACCTGCGCCCGGGTCTGGACGTGATCGCCGACCATGGCGGCCTGCATGGCTTCTGCCAGTGGAATGGCCCGATCCTGACCGATTCGGGTGGTTTTCAGGTGTTTTCGCTGGCGCATCGTCGCAAGATCACCGAAGAAGGCGTCACGTTCGCCTCGCCGACCGACGGTGCCCGGGTCTTCCTGGGCCCGGAAGAGAGCATGAAGATCCAGAAGGTGCTGGATTCGGACATCGTCATGATCTTCGACGAATGCACCCCGTACCCGGCCACCGAGCCGGTGGCGCGCAAGTCGATGGAGCTCAGCCTGCGCTGGGCCCAGCGCAGCCGTAACGCGCATGACGCCATGGGCAACGACGCAGCGCTGTTCGGCATCGTCCAGGGTGGCGTGCACACCGAGCTGCGCAGCCGCTCGGCCGAGGGCCTGCAGCAGATCGGCTTTGACGGCTATGCCATCGGCGGCCTGGCGGTGGGCGAACCCGAGCACGAGCGCAACGCCATGCTCGACCACATGCATCCGATCCTGCCCGCCGATCGCCCGCGCTACCTGATGGGCGTTGGCCGGCCGGAAGACCTGGTTGAAGGCGTGGCCCGTGGCGTGGACATGTTCGACTGCGTCATGCCGACCCGAAATGCCCGTAACGGCCACTTTTTCACCTCGTTTGGCACGGTTCGCATCCGCAACTCCCGCTATGAGCGCGATATGGACGTGATCGAGCCGGGCTGCGGCTGCCACGCCTGTACCGGTGGCTATACCCGCTCCTACCTGCGTCACCTGGACCGCTGCAACGAGATGCTGGCGCCGATGCTGGGCACCCTGCACAACCTGTTCTATTACGAAAAACTGATGGCCGACATGCGCGCGGCCATCGAGGCGGGAACCTTCCTGGCCTTCCGCGAGTCCTTCTATGCAGCCCGGGGCATGAGTGTCCCGGCGTTGTCGGGGGAGTAG
- a CDS encoding ABC transporter ATP-binding protein: MHVDAQLLLQDLQIGYPAAGGFKRVVDGLSLQLGRGEIGCLLGASGCGKTTVLRTIAGFEPLQQGRIVLAGRELATPQQALPAEQRRVGLMFQDYALFPHLDVAANVAFGLRGLPRAQRKARVQALLQYVGLPGLEQRYPHELSGGQQQRVALARALAPAPDLLLLDEPFSNLDVDTRQRLAGELRELLKAAGTTVLMVTHDQSEAFAMADRIGVMHDGRLLQWDTAQALYQAPLDPFVAGFIGRGTVVDAAQLGMGEGGRVLVRPQSLQLDPQAALRARVEAVVFRGPGSSGWVRLAGGERLELDFAPDQLPEIGAEVGLGWHDPAPVRFAD; encoded by the coding sequence ATGCACGTTGATGCACAGCTGCTGCTGCAGGACCTGCAGATTGGTTACCCCGCCGCAGGCGGGTTCAAGCGGGTTGTGGATGGGCTGTCGCTGCAGCTCGGACGCGGCGAGATCGGCTGCCTGCTCGGTGCATCCGGCTGCGGCAAGACCACCGTGCTGCGCACCATTGCCGGCTTCGAGCCGCTGCAGCAGGGCCGTATCGTGCTTGCTGGTCGGGAACTGGCGACGCCGCAGCAGGCGCTGCCGGCCGAGCAGCGCAGGGTCGGCCTGATGTTCCAGGACTACGCCTTGTTCCCGCACCTGGATGTGGCGGCGAACGTTGCTTTTGGCCTGCGTGGCTTGCCGCGCGCGCAGCGCAAGGCGCGGGTGCAGGCCTTGTTGCAGTATGTGGGGTTGCCGGGGTTGGAGCAGCGCTATCCGCATGAGCTGTCCGGAGGCCAACAACAGCGCGTGGCGCTGGCCCGCGCCTTGGCGCCGGCGCCGGACCTGCTGTTGCTGGACGAGCCATTCTCCAATCTGGACGTCGATACCCGCCAGCGGCTTGCCGGCGAACTGCGTGAGCTGCTCAAGGCCGCCGGCACCACCGTGCTGATGGTGACCCATGACCAGAGCGAGGCCTTTGCCATGGCCGACCGCATCGGCGTCATGCACGACGGTCGTCTGCTGCAATGGGACACGGCGCAGGCGCTGTACCAAGCGCCGCTGGATCCGTTCGTGGCCGGCTTCATCGGCCGTGGCACAGTTGTGGATGCAGCGCAGTTGGGAATGGGCGAGGGTGGGCGGGTGCTGGTGCGCCCGCAGAGCCTGCAGCTGGACCCGCAGGCAGCCCTGCGCGCAAGGGTGGAGGCCGTGGTGTTCCGTGGGCCGGGGAGTAGTGGTTGGGTGCGTCTGGCCGGTGGTGAGCGCCTGGAGCTGGACTTCGCCCCCGACCAGCTGCCGGAAATCGGGGCTGAAGTCGGCCTGGGTTGGCACGATCCAGCGCCGGTCCGTTTCGCTGACTGA
- a CDS encoding ABC transporter permease — protein sequence MVLRWNPWLLGATSVAALMLAPLLGLAWAASDGSAGLWAHLWANVLPTALLNTGLLLLGVGVLVGVLGTGSAWLVTAFAFPGRKLLSWALLLPLAVPTYIAAFAYLDVLHPLGPVQGLIRDLLGYDSPRDFRLPDIRHLGGCIVLLGFVLYPYVYLTTRALFMTQAAGLLEAARSLGATPLQVFWRVALPLARPAIAVGVALALLETLNDIGASEFLGVQTLTVSIYTTWVSRGDLAGAAQIALAMLGVVALLLALERHGRRRQRYASVLRPRPLQPLQLHGARAVFALLLGLLPVLLGFLVPAAYLLWEAVARLQLGGVSPQLLVALWNTLRVALLATLVAMTLGLLVAWALRLAQARRRDGLATVNSRTAAMGYAIPGTVLAIGLLLPLGGLDALVGRALALIGGSPQMLLMGSVSVLVLAYTLRFLAVSVGGIESGLARIPLSLDQAAANLGEGAMGMLRRVHLPLLRPALTAAALLVFVDTMKELSATLVLRPMNFETLATWLYAEAARGTYEEGAVAALLIVVSGLLPVILLVRAGAAYGVEDAR from the coding sequence ATGGTGTTGCGATGGAATCCGTGGCTGCTGGGTGCGACATCGGTGGCAGCCTTGATGCTGGCACCGCTGCTGGGCCTGGCGTGGGCGGCTAGCGACGGCAGTGCCGGGCTGTGGGCGCATCTATGGGCCAATGTGTTGCCTACGGCGCTGCTCAATACCGGCCTGCTGTTGCTGGGTGTCGGCGTTCTGGTCGGCGTGCTTGGTACCGGCAGTGCCTGGTTGGTAACGGCGTTTGCATTCCCCGGGCGCAAGCTGCTGAGTTGGGCCTTGCTGCTGCCCTTGGCCGTGCCTACCTATATCGCAGCGTTCGCGTATCTGGATGTGCTGCATCCGCTTGGTCCGGTGCAGGGATTGATCCGTGACCTGCTCGGCTATGACAGCCCGCGCGATTTCCGTTTACCGGATATCCGACATCTCGGCGGTTGCATCGTGTTGCTCGGCTTCGTGCTTTACCCCTACGTGTACCTGACCACCCGTGCCTTGTTCATGACCCAGGCTGCGGGCTTGCTGGAAGCGGCGCGCAGTTTGGGCGCAACACCATTGCAGGTGTTCTGGCGGGTCGCGCTGCCGTTGGCGCGACCAGCAATTGCAGTGGGCGTGGCGCTGGCCTTGCTGGAAACCCTGAATGACATCGGTGCCTCCGAATTCCTCGGCGTGCAGACGCTGACGGTCTCGATCTACACCACCTGGGTCAGTCGCGGCGATCTGGCCGGTGCGGCGCAGATCGCGCTGGCGATGCTTGGTGTGGTGGCCTTGTTGTTGGCGTTGGAACGGCACGGTCGGAGGCGGCAGCGTTACGCCAGCGTGCTGCGGCCGCGTCCGTTGCAGCCATTGCAACTGCATGGCGCGCGTGCGGTGTTTGCGCTGCTGTTGGGGCTGCTGCCGGTGCTGCTGGGCTTTCTGGTGCCGGCGGCCTATCTGCTGTGGGAAGCGGTCGCGCGTCTGCAGCTTGGCGGGGTTTCGCCACAACTGCTGGTCGCGTTGTGGAACACGCTGCGGGTGGCCTTGCTGGCAACCCTGGTGGCGATGACGCTTGGCTTGTTGGTGGCGTGGGCATTGCGGCTGGCGCAGGCGCGGCGGCGTGATGGCTTGGCAACCGTCAACAGTCGTACTGCAGCCATGGGTTATGCGATACCGGGCACGGTGCTGGCGATCGGGCTGTTGCTGCCGCTGGGTGGGCTTGATGCGCTGGTGGGACGTGCGCTGGCGCTGATTGGTGGCTCGCCGCAGATGTTGTTGATGGGCTCGGTCAGCGTGCTGGTGCTGGCGTATACGCTGCGTTTTCTGGCTGTGTCTGTCGGCGGGATTGAATCGGGTCTGGCGCGGATTCCACTGTCGCTGGATCAGGCCGCGGCCAATCTGGGCGAAGGTGCGATGGGCATGTTGCGGCGTGTGCATCTGCCGTTGTTGCGTCCAGCCCTGACTGCCGCGGCGCTGCTGGTGTTCGTCGACACCATGAAAGAGCTGTCAGCCACCCTGGTGCTGCGGCCAATGAATTTCGAAACCCTTGCTACCTGGCTGTACGCGGAAGCGGCGCGGGGCACGTATGAGGAAGGGGCCGTGGCGGCCTTGCTGATTGTGGTCAGCGGCCTGTTGCCGGTGATCCTGCTGGTACGTGCCGGTGCCGCATATGGAGTCGAAGATGCACGTTGA
- a CDS encoding Fe(3+) ABC transporter substrate-binding protein has translation MRHPKRAAGHLAALCSLVLLGACAKTSDTATPAAAPQAAAGEVNLYTTREPGLVQPLLDAFTADTGIKVNTVMLKDGLTERLAAEGERSPADVLMTVDTGRLLDVVEAGHTQAVNSSVLETAIPAHLRSPEGQWFALSLRDRVVYADKDLDLTGFTYEDLADPKWKGRVCIRSGQHPYNTSLFAAMIAHDGAEKTEAWLRAVKANLARKAAGGDRDVARDILAGICDIGVANAYYVGRMKNAEEGSEQRAWGDAIQVVRPVFASAADTGTHVNISGAAVARHAPNHDNAVKLLEYLVSDSSQSLYARANYEYPVKPGVALDPVVASFGPMKVDPLPLAEVVANRKLASELVDKVGFDN, from the coding sequence ATGCGTCATCCGAAGCGTGCCGCCGGCCATCTGGCTGCCCTGTGTTCCCTCGTCCTGCTTGGCGCCTGCGCCAAAACCAGTGATACCGCTACGCCCGCGGCCGCACCGCAGGCTGCAGCGGGTGAGGTCAACCTTTACACCACACGTGAGCCCGGGCTGGTACAGCCGCTATTGGACGCGTTCACCGCGGACACGGGCATCAAGGTCAATACCGTGATGCTCAAGGACGGCTTGACCGAACGGCTCGCGGCAGAAGGCGAGCGTTCGCCGGCTGACGTGCTGATGACGGTGGATACCGGTCGCTTGCTCGACGTGGTCGAGGCCGGCCACACCCAGGCGGTGAACTCGTCGGTGCTGGAAACCGCGATTCCGGCGCACCTGCGTTCGCCGGAAGGCCAATGGTTCGCACTGTCGCTGCGTGACCGCGTGGTCTATGCCGACAAGGATCTGGACCTGACCGGTTTCACCTACGAAGACCTTGCCGACCCGAAGTGGAAGGGCCGGGTATGCATCCGTTCTGGCCAGCATCCCTATAACACCAGCCTGTTCGCGGCGATGATCGCGCACGACGGTGCGGAGAAGACCGAAGCCTGGTTGCGCGCGGTCAAGGCCAACCTCGCGCGCAAGGCCGCTGGTGGTGATCGCGATGTGGCGCGCGACATCCTTGCCGGCATCTGCGATATCGGCGTGGCCAATGCGTATTACGTTGGTCGCATGAAAAATGCCGAAGAAGGCTCGGAGCAGCGCGCTTGGGGTGATGCCATCCAGGTGGTGCGCCCGGTGTTTGCCAGCGCCGCCGATACCGGTACCCACGTCAACATCTCAGGCGCCGCTGTCGCCCGCCATGCGCCCAATCACGACAACGCGGTCAAGCTGCTGGAATACCTGGTAAGTGACAGCTCGCAGAGCCTGTATGCACGCGCCAATTACGAATATCCGGTCAAGCCTGGCGTTGCGCTGGACCCGGTGGTTGCCAGCTTCGGTCCGATGAAGGTGGATCCGCTGCCATTGGCCGAGGTCGTCGCCAACCGCAAGTTGGCCAGTGAGCTGGTGGACAAGGTCGGCTTCGATAATTGA
- the queA gene encoding tRNA preQ1(34) S-adenosylmethionine ribosyltransferase-isomerase QueA, with protein MKKSDFTYDLPEELIAQAPLAERSASRLLLVPPAPAAFDDRQVRDLAELLQPGDLLVFNDTRVIPARLFGQKASGGRVEILIERLLGGQQARAQIGASKSPKAGSRIQLDAGGEAEVLGRDGEFYVLRFDIPESLESWLVHEGRLPLPPYIHREPGMDDRERYQTVFAKQVGAVAAPTAGLHFDEALLGQLCERGVQFGHITLHVGAGTFQPVRVDDLSQHVMHREWLNVGAELVEQVRRTRAAGGRVIGVGTTVVRALESAMREGELHPYAGETQIFITPGYRIRSVDAMVTNFHLPESTLLMMISAFAGKERVFEAYAHAIAQKYRFFSYGDAMLLFPAAVGAAD; from the coding sequence TTGAAGAAGTCCGATTTCACCTATGACCTGCCTGAGGAATTGATCGCCCAGGCTCCCTTGGCCGAGCGTTCGGCCAGCCGCCTGCTGTTGGTTCCGCCTGCACCGGCCGCGTTCGATGACCGCCAGGTGCGCGATCTGGCCGAGCTGCTGCAGCCCGGCGACCTGCTGGTGTTCAACGACACCCGCGTCATTCCGGCACGCCTGTTCGGGCAGAAAGCCAGCGGCGGCCGCGTCGAGATCCTGATCGAGCGTCTGCTCGGCGGGCAGCAGGCACGTGCACAGATCGGCGCCAGCAAGTCGCCCAAGGCCGGCAGTCGCATTCAGCTTGATGCCGGTGGCGAAGCCGAGGTGCTTGGCCGCGATGGCGAGTTCTATGTGCTGCGCTTTGATATTCCGGAGTCTCTGGAGTCCTGGCTGGTGCACGAAGGCCGCCTGCCGCTGCCGCCTTATATCCACCGTGAGCCGGGTATGGATGACCGCGAGCGCTACCAGACGGTGTTCGCCAAGCAGGTGGGCGCCGTGGCTGCACCGACCGCGGGCCTGCATTTCGATGAAGCGCTGCTGGGGCAGCTGTGCGAACGTGGCGTGCAGTTCGGCCACATCACCCTGCATGTCGGCGCAGGTACCTTCCAGCCGGTGCGGGTGGACGATCTTTCCCAGCACGTCATGCACCGCGAATGGCTCAATGTAGGTGCCGAGCTGGTCGAGCAGGTGCGGCGCACCCGTGCTGCCGGCGGCCGCGTGATTGGTGTTGGCACCACCGTGGTGCGGGCGCTGGAGAGCGCGATGCGCGAGGGCGAACTGCATCCTTACGCGGGCGAAACCCAGATCTTCATCACCCCGGGTTATCGCATCCGCAGCGTCGATGCGATGGTCACCAACTTCCATCTGCCGGAAAGCACCTTGCTGATGATGATCAGCGCATTCGCCGGCAAGGAGCGTGTTTTCGAAGCTTATGCGCATGCCATCGCGCAGAAGTACCGCTTCTTCAGCTACGGCGATGCCATGCTGCTGTTCCCCGCTGCGGTAGGTGCGGCTGATTGA